In a genomic window of Anoxybacter fermentans:
- a CDS encoding ISL3 family transposase produces MQYNNIIKFLDLPDIIATEIISTEDRYIFIAEAKKNHIVCPQCGNITNKIHDTKWQNIRDIPIRGKLVIIRLLKKRYRCPYCHKRGIPEKYESIDKYARKTKRFDKYLAKETVSKDYSKVARENGLSYTAVNNAVKKVVDPLIKQQVSKLSQLKAISIDEFAVLKRHKYGVSITDPINRELIDILPTRKKDDLIDYFNCWEDEQRRQIQSISMDMWRPFKAVADAAFTHAKIVIDKFHLVTLMNRALDEVRKQVQQTVNNHQRRKFFQSRLLLQKRAEELTDEEHEKLIKLFELSPALEKAWELKEEFRDLLQLDDVKEATRALKRWYKEVIKSKLMPFYQVKKIIQRWEEKILNYFKTKITNGFAEGINNKIKLIKRIGYGVPNVMNLRRRVFNAMLSY; encoded by the coding sequence ATGCAATATAATAATATCATAAAATTTCTTGATTTGCCAGACATTATTGCAACTGAAATTATTTCAACGGAGGACAGATATATTTTTATCGCTGAAGCAAAGAAAAATCACATTGTGTGTCCTCAGTGTGGTAATATCACTAATAAAATCCATGATACAAAATGGCAAAATATTAGAGACATCCCCATAAGAGGTAAACTAGTAATCATTAGACTTCTAAAGAAAAGATATCGTTGTCCTTATTGTCATAAGAGGGGTATCCCTGAAAAATATGAAAGTATTGATAAATATGCCCGTAAAACCAAACGCTTTGATAAATATCTTGCTAAAGAAACTGTCAGCAAGGATTATTCTAAAGTTGCTAGAGAAAACGGGTTAAGTTATACAGCTGTTAATAATGCAGTTAAAAAAGTAGTTGACCCTCTCATTAAACAACAAGTTTCAAAACTTAGTCAATTAAAAGCCATCAGTATCGATGAATTTGCAGTTTTAAAACGCCATAAATATGGAGTTAGCATTACAGATCCAATTAATCGGGAGTTAATTGACATTTTACCTACTCGCAAAAAGGATGATTTAATTGACTACTTTAATTGTTGGGAAGATGAACAAAGACGACAGATTCAATCGATCTCTATGGATATGTGGCGGCCGTTCAAAGCAGTAGCAGATGCAGCATTTACTCATGCAAAAATTGTTATAGATAAATTTCATCTTGTAACTTTAATGAACAGAGCCCTTGATGAAGTTAGAAAACAAGTTCAACAAACAGTAAATAATCATCAGAGAAGAAAGTTTTTTCAAAGTCGTTTATTACTCCAAAAACGAGCTGAAGAATTGACAGATGAAGAACATGAAAAGCTCATCAAATTATTTGAACTCAGTCCAGCTCTAGAAAAGGCCTGGGAATTAAAAGAGGAATTCAGAGACTTATTGCAGCTAGATGATGTGAAAGAAGCCACCAGAGCTCTAAAAAGGTGGTATAAAGAAGTAATAAAAAGCAAGCTGATGCCTTTTTACCAGGTAAAAAAGATAATACAAAGATGGGAAGAAAAAATACTAAATTATTTTAAGACTAAGATAACCAATGGCTTTGCTGAGGGTATCAATAACAAGATTAAATTGATCAAAAGGATTGGATATGGTGTTCCAAATGTTATGAATCTAAGGAGAAGAGTATTTAATGCAATGTTAAGTTATTAA
- a CDS encoding tetratricopeptide repeat protein: MLEQLKKELKKRIKNGLEDETLKRLYTKEVKILFESIIDAKDIDDIAVQVKLKLVQKLFKEYRYQEAISLLEDLLANKNLLSKEDFLKVLEKKGIALSRSGRYEEAEEIFKELMESDINSFKCRGMINLGIIYIHLNKYSGKRLLNEAYQLLIEAQKLIEPDNWENRFQILYNLAIIFFEKGRFLESLKNLETALTLTDSEQHKAMVYNEMARVFITQSRIDLAKDYLDRAERILIKRPNYNELALAWNLHIRGLWHKKKGEFTNAINCFELALSTFVEKEFFSEAAEVSYELYVLNKFLESGEAEEYLDDYQYYSRLIS; this comes from the coding sequence ATGCTAGAACAGTTAAAAAAAGAGTTAAAAAAGAGAATTAAAAATGGTCTGGAAGATGAAACCTTAAAGCGATTGTATACTAAGGAAGTAAAAATTTTATTTGAGTCTATTATAGATGCCAAAGATATAGATGATATTGCTGTTCAGGTCAAATTGAAGTTAGTCCAGAAATTGTTTAAAGAATATCGATATCAGGAAGCTATATCACTTTTGGAGGATCTATTGGCAAATAAGAATTTGCTTTCTAAAGAAGATTTTCTTAAGGTTTTAGAAAAAAAAGGAATAGCTTTAAGTCGGTCTGGGAGATATGAAGAAGCAGAGGAAATTTTTAAGGAATTGATGGAATCTGATATAAATTCGTTTAAATGTAGAGGAATGATTAATCTGGGTATTATCTATATTCATTTAAACAAATATAGTGGTAAAAGACTTTTAAATGAGGCATATCAGCTCTTAATTGAAGCTCAGAAGTTAATAGAACCAGATAATTGGGAGAACCGGTTTCAAATCCTTTATAATCTGGCCATCATTTTCTTTGAAAAGGGCCGATTTTTGGAATCGCTTAAAAATCTTGAAACTGCACTGACTTTGACAGATTCAGAACAGCATAAGGCTATGGTCTATAATGAGATGGCCCGGGTTTTTATTACTCAATCCCGGATAGATCTGGCTAAGGATTATCTTGATAGGGCAGAACGGATTTTGATTAAACGGCCTAATTATAATGAACTGGCATTGGCCTGGAATTTACATATACGAGGTCTCTGGCATAAAAAGAAGGGTGAATTCACCAATGCTATTAATTGTTTTGAGCTGGCCTTAAGTACCTTTGTAGAAAAAGAATTTTTCTCTGAGGCAGCAGAGGTAAGTTATGAGTTGTATGTTTTAAATAAATTTTTGGAGAGTGGAGAGGCAGAAGAATATCTGGATGATTATCAGTATTATAGTCGATTGATCAGTTGA
- a CDS encoding DMT family transporter: protein MKFSLWALLTALIAGITMAVQGALNSSLSKKIGLLEATFVVHFLATLLLILILFVFRLGKGDFSKMSQVPWYIYLGGLLGVIITYTVVVSIPKLGAALATTAIIVGQVSTACLIDHLGLFGLKQIDFTWTKAVGIILLAAGARFMLH from the coding sequence ATGAAGTTTTCTTTATGGGCTTTATTAACTGCATTGATAGCAGGTATTACGATGGCTGTGCAGGGTGCTTTGAACTCATCTTTAAGCAAGAAGATTGGTCTTTTAGAAGCTACTTTTGTTGTCCATTTTCTGGCTACCCTTCTTTTGATATTAATTCTTTTTGTTTTTAGATTAGGAAAAGGTGATTTTAGTAAGATGAGCCAGGTGCCCTGGTATATTTATCTGGGTGGGTTATTGGGAGTTATTATTACTTATACAGTGGTAGTTAGTATTCCAAAATTGGGTGCTGCTTTGGCCACAACAGCTATTATTGTTGGTCAGGTATCTACTGCCTGTTTAATTGATCATCTAGGACTCTTTGGGCTAAAGCAGATTGATTTTACCTGGACAAAAGCAGTCGGAATTATCCTCCTTGCCGCTGGTGCACGTTTTATGCTTCATTAA
- a CDS encoding YaaL family protein, whose product MGRTIEMIVERFKDLVYEYWNSSSEETVRLREEIEDAKKDWICAQNYFQNVTDPDLIDHAIYMLEAAEAKYTYLLKQARNSMIR is encoded by the coding sequence ATGGGTAGAACAATAGAAATGATAGTAGAAAGGTTTAAAGATCTGGTGTATGAATATTGGAATAGTTCGAGTGAAGAAACGGTAAGGTTAAGAGAAGAGATAGAAGATGCAAAGAAAGATTGGATTTGTGCTCAAAATTATTTTCAAAACGTGACAGATCCAGATCTGATTGATCATGCTATTTATATGTTAGAAGCAGCAGAAGCTAAATATACTTATCTTTTAAAACAGGCTAGAAATTCTATGATAAGGTAA
- a CDS encoding pro-sigmaK processing inhibitor BofA family protein, whose amino-acid sequence MDWQTIIAYLFGLGLIYLFIWILYYPLKITTKIILNTLGGAILLIFLNLIGRFFNYIIPINPVTALVIGFLGIPGVILLIILKFLIL is encoded by the coding sequence ATGGACTGGCAGACTATAATTGCATATTTGTTTGGGCTGGGGTTAATTTATCTTTTTATCTGGATATTATATTATCCTTTAAAAATAACAACAAAAATTATTTTAAATACTTTAGGTGGAGCTATTTTGCTAATATTTTTGAATTTAATAGGAAGGTTTTTTAATTATATAATTCCCATTAATCCAGTAACTGCATTGGTTATTGGATTTTTGGGTATTCCCGGTGTTATTCTTTTGATTATTCTGAAATTTTTAATTTTATGA
- a CDS encoding 2-oxoacid:acceptor oxidoreductase family protein — MAQMLEIRWHGRGGQGSKTASILLGKVCSEAGKYIQAFPEYGPERMGAPVIAYNRISDERITVHCQIETPDLVVVLDSTLIGAIDVVEGLKEDGKIIINTDLEPEKMKEKIGFNGELYTIDANKISEEELGRAFPNTPLLGAVVKVTSLFTEDEFVKLIRKEFEKKFAHKPEVIDGNINCIRRAFQEVKSE; from the coding sequence ATGGCCCAAATGTTAGAAATTCGCTGGCACGGTCGGGGTGGACAGGGTTCTAAGACTGCATCAATTCTATTAGGTAAAGTCTGTTCTGAAGCCGGAAAATATATTCAGGCATTTCCAGAATATGGGCCTGAGCGGATGGGGGCCCCAGTAATTGCTTATAATCGGATCAGTGATGAAAGGATAACTGTTCACTGTCAGATAGAAACGCCGGATCTGGTAGTTGTATTGGATTCGACTTTAATAGGTGCTATTGATGTAGTGGAAGGTTTAAAGGAAGATGGTAAGATTATTATCAATACTGATCTTGAACCAGAAAAAATGAAAGAAAAGATTGGATTTAATGGTGAGTTATATACCATTGATGCAAATAAGATTTCTGAAGAAGAACTTGGTAGAGCATTTCCCAATACACCATTGTTGGGTGCTGTAGTTAAAGTAACCAGTCTTTTTACAGAAGATGAATTTGTTAAATTAATTCGTAAAGAATTTGAGAAAAAGTTTGCGCACAAACCTGAAGTAATAGATGGCAATATTAATTGCATAAGAAGGGCTTTTCAGGAGGTGAAAAGTGAATAA
- a CDS encoding 4Fe-4S dicluster-binding protein encodes MATPAKKPGWRDIPIGGRIEEAGNAHKYHVGGWRIRRPVWVKENCIHCLFCWVFCPDSAVEVHDGKMHGFDYNHCKGCGICAQECPAKDKAIEMRPEDVENKFDN; translated from the coding sequence ATGGCTACACCGGCTAAAAAACCAGGATGGAGAGATATTCCTATTGGTGGTCGGATTGAAGAAGCTGGAAATGCCCATAAATATCATGTGGGTGGATGGAGAATTCGCCGCCCTGTCTGGGTGAAAGAGAACTGCATCCATTGCCTTTTTTGTTGGGTTTTTTGTCCCGATTCAGCTGTAGAAGTTCATGATGGAAAAATGCATGGCTTCGATTATAATCACTGCAAAGGCTGCGGTATTTGTGCCCAGGAATGTCCGGCAAAGGATAAAGCTATTGAGATGAGACCGGAAGATGTTGAGAACAAATTTGATAATTAA
- a CDS encoding transketolase C-terminal domain-containing protein encodes MTKRIALTGNEAMALVMKQINPDVVAAYPITPQTEIVQIFSQFVADGEIDTEFVTVESEHSAMSAVIGASAAGARAMTATSANGLALMWEVVYIAASCRLPIVMAVVNRALSGPINIHCDHSDAMGMRDSGWIQLFGENAQEAYDNALMAVRIAEHKDVMLPVAVNMDGFIISHAVENIEIVANEDVRDFVGEYNPERYLLDVQNPITVGPVDLQDFYFEHKRQQVEAMKKAKNVIQKIADEFVNLTGRKYSFFEEYYLDDAEIALVAMGSAAGTAKAAIDELREQGIKVGLLKLRVFRPFPAEEIVRALSHIKVVGVMDRAESFNTMGGPLFSDMRSAMYDGEANVRMINIIYGLGGRDITVTDIKNIIQKVKDVNNTGKIENLVIHYGVRE; translated from the coding sequence ATGACTAAAAGAATTGCCTTGACAGGAAATGAAGCTATGGCATTGGTTATGAAGCAGATTAATCCCGATGTAGTAGCTGCTTATCCAATCACACCTCAGACAGAAATTGTTCAGATATTTTCTCAGTTTGTAGCTGATGGTGAGATAGATACAGAATTTGTTACTGTTGAGAGTGAACATAGTGCAATGAGTGCTGTGATTGGTGCTTCTGCCGCGGGTGCAAGGGCCATGACTGCTACTTCAGCCAACGGTCTGGCCTTGATGTGGGAAGTTGTATATATCGCAGCTTCATGCCGTCTACCCATAGTTATGGCTGTAGTTAATAGAGCTCTTTCTGGACCGATTAACATCCACTGTGACCATAGTGATGCTATGGGTATGAGAGATAGTGGTTGGATTCAATTATTTGGTGAAAATGCACAGGAAGCTTATGATAATGCTCTTATGGCTGTGCGAATTGCTGAACATAAAGATGTGATGTTACCTGTTGCAGTAAATATGGATGGGTTTATTATCTCTCATGCAGTTGAGAATATTGAAATTGTTGCCAATGAAGATGTAAGAGATTTTGTTGGTGAGTATAATCCAGAAAGATACCTGTTGGATGTACAGAATCCAATTACCGTTGGCCCGGTTGATTTACAGGATTTTTATTTTGAGCATAAACGTCAACAGGTAGAGGCAATGAAAAAAGCAAAAAATGTTATTCAAAAGATTGCTGATGAGTTTGTTAACCTTACAGGTCGTAAGTATTCTTTTTTTGAAGAATATTACCTTGACGATGCAGAGATTGCTCTGGTGGCTATGGGTTCTGCGGCTGGTACAGCTAAAGCAGCTATTGATGAATTGAGGGAGCAAGGTATCAAAGTCGGACTTTTAAAACTCCGTGTTTTTAGACCATTTCCGGCTGAGGAGATTGTGAGAGCTTTAAGTCATATAAAAGTAGTTGGTGTTATGGATCGTGCAGAATCTTTTAATACTATGGGCGGCCCACTCTTCTCAGATATGAGGTCGGCTATGTATGATGGAGAGGCTAATGTTAGAATGATCAATATAATTTACGGTCTGGGAGGTCGTGATATCACTGTAACTGACATTAAAAATATAATCCAGAAGGTTAAAGATGTTAATAATACCGGAAAGATCGAAAATCTGGTTATTCATTACGGAGTCCGTGAATAG
- a CDS encoding thiamine pyrophosphate-dependent enzyme — translation MATLKELSTRAGKFSGGHRLCPGCGAGIIVRQVLAAAKNPVVVACATGCLEVSSTIYPYTAWNTSFIHNAFENAAATISGVEAAYRSLKRRKKFGLEDQEFDFIAFGGDGGTYDIGFQSLSGAMERGHKILYICYDNGAYMNTGIQRSSATPMGANTTTSPAGKKIPGKTQFKKELTDVMAAHYIPYVAQAAPSNWKDLTRKVEKALSIDGPSFINVLSVCPRGWRTPEEKGLEITRTAIDTCFWPLFEVENGTDYTINYKPKNKRPIEEWLKPQGRFKHLFKPENKHLIEKIQKHIDNRWEMLLRRAGEID, via the coding sequence ATGGCGACATTAAAAGAGCTATCTACTCGAGCTGGTAAATTTAGCGGTGGACACAGACTTTGTCCTGGCTGTGGTGCAGGAATTATTGTGCGCCAGGTTTTAGCGGCTGCTAAAAATCCAGTAGTTGTTGCGTGTGCAACTGGATGTTTGGAGGTTTCTTCAACTATTTATCCATATACTGCCTGGAATACTTCTTTCATTCACAATGCTTTTGAAAATGCTGCTGCTACTATTTCTGGTGTGGAAGCAGCATATAGATCATTAAAAAGGAGAAAGAAATTCGGTTTAGAAGATCAGGAATTTGACTTTATAGCCTTTGGTGGTGATGGTGGTACGTACGATATTGGTTTTCAATCATTATCCGGTGCAATGGAACGAGGCCATAAAATACTCTACATCTGTTACGATAATGGTGCTTATATGAATACTGGAATTCAACGTTCTTCGGCAACTCCAATGGGAGCCAATACCACTACCAGTCCTGCTGGGAAAAAGATTCCTGGTAAAACCCAGTTTAAAAAAGAATTGACTGATGTTATGGCTGCCCACTATATTCCATATGTGGCCCAGGCAGCTCCTTCCAACTGGAAAGATTTAACCCGGAAAGTAGAAAAGGCTCTTTCTATTGATGGGCCGTCCTTTATCAATGTCCTTTCAGTTTGCCCAAGGGGCTGGAGAACTCCCGAAGAGAAAGGCTTAGAAATCACCCGAACGGCTATTGATACCTGTTTTTGGCCTCTCTTTGAAGTTGAAAATGGTACAGACTATACCATCAATTACAAGCCAAAGAATAAGCGACCAATTGAAGAATGGTTGAAGCCTCAGGGCCGTTTTAAGCATCTATTTAAACCTGAAAATAAACATCTGATTGAAAAAATACAAAAGCATATAGATAATAGATGGGAAATGCTCTTAAGACGAGCTGGCGAGATTGATTGA
- a CDS encoding DUF362 domain-containing protein, whose protein sequence is MSKVYFANMRATKHSESLVKKLSKLFYKAGFHEMLNPNELVAIKLHFGEEGNTGFIRPIYIRKLVQEIKKTGAKPFLTDANTLYVGTRANSVDHITTALRNGFSYATVEAPIIIADGLTGKSYIEVPIKGKHFDSVKIGAEVMYADAMIAVSHVKGHTVTGFGGAFKNVGMGLGSRSGKQMMHSDLLPNIKEEKCKKCQRCTKWCPADAIIITDEKSIINHEKCIGCGECVVTCRDQAISINWKSESKIVMEKIVEYTLGVVQGREEKIGYINFVMNVTPDCDCCGWSDKPIVPDIGILASKDPVAIDQASIDLINQQEGIKDSALKTNFEPGADKFRGVHPDTDGQHLLKYAEELGMGSRKYELITVD, encoded by the coding sequence ATGAGCAAAGTCTACTTTGCTAATATGCGGGCAACTAAACATTCTGAAAGTCTGGTAAAAAAATTAAGCAAGCTATTTTATAAAGCCGGATTCCATGAAATGCTTAACCCCAATGAATTGGTAGCCATAAAACTCCATTTCGGTGAAGAGGGTAATACTGGTTTTATTCGCCCCATTTACATTAGAAAATTAGTTCAGGAGATCAAAAAAACCGGGGCCAAACCTTTTTTAACTGATGCCAATACCCTTTATGTGGGGACTCGCGCCAACTCAGTTGATCATATAACCACTGCCTTAAGAAACGGCTTCAGTTATGCCACCGTTGAAGCACCAATCATCATTGCTGATGGATTAACAGGTAAAAGCTATATTGAAGTACCGATTAAAGGAAAACACTTTGATTCTGTCAAAATTGGTGCAGAAGTTATGTATGCCGATGCAATGATTGCAGTCTCTCACGTAAAAGGACATACAGTAACTGGATTTGGTGGGGCTTTTAAAAATGTAGGAATGGGTCTCGGCAGCCGCAGCGGTAAGCAGATGATGCACTCTGACCTTCTTCCAAATATTAAAGAAGAAAAGTGTAAAAAATGCCAGCGGTGTACGAAATGGTGTCCGGCCGATGCCATAATTATTACAGACGAAAAAAGTATAATCAATCATGAAAAATGTATCGGATGCGGTGAATGTGTAGTCACCTGTCGGGACCAGGCAATAAGTATCAACTGGAAATCTGAATCAAAAATTGTAATGGAGAAAATAGTCGAGTACACCCTTGGCGTCGTTCAAGGCCGGGAAGAAAAAATAGGTTATATCAACTTCGTTATGAATGTTACACCTGACTGTGACTGCTGTGGTTGGAGTGACAAACCTATCGTCCCGGATATCGGAATCCTGGCATCCAAAGATCCGGTAGCCATTGACCAGGCTTCAATTGATTTAATAAACCAACAGGAAGGAATCAAAGATAGTGCATTAAAGACCAATTTTGAACCTGGCGCTGATAAATTCCGTGGTGTCCATCCCGATACAGATGGTCAGCATCTTTTAAAATACGCTGAAGAATTAGGTATGGGAAGCCGGAAATATGAATTAATCACTGTTGATTAA